GCACCTCGACCTCGAGCGCGCAAGTCGACGGGCAATCATGCGGGCAAGCCGAATGGCCGATCCGGATGGGCTGCGGCAGCGGGCGAACGGTCTGATTCATGGTGCGGACCCAAGATAGCCCAACTATGGACCGTTGTCCCGCATCCTCGAACACCCTTCCTTTTGCCTGACACCGACCAGGCGATAGCGGGATCACTCCGGCGGGCGCGACGCCACATATGCCGCGATCGCCAGCATGTCGTCGTTGCTGAGCTTCTCGACCACCTGCCGCATCAATGCGGCTGACGTGCCGACCCGTTCGCCGTTCTGCATGTTCCACATCTGGCGCACGATGTAGTTCGGGTGACGGCCCGCAATGCCCGGCACGTCGCCGAGGCCCTGCAAAGTCTGACCATGGCAGATCGTGCAAGGGACCGTCTTGCCGCCGCCGGTGATCGCGAGCGCCTCGCCCTTCTTGATGCTGCCTTGCGGCACGTATGCGACGAAGCCCGAGCGCGGATCGCGGTAGACCACATCCTCTTCGTTCTCCGGCACTTCGATGATGCGGTTGCCGATCGGCTCGGTGCCGCCGGCCGGATGCAGGAGCCGCTTGTTGCCCGGTCCGACGAAGCTCTTTGGCACCATGTCGGTCTCGACCACGCGGATCCATGACCGGGGCTTGAGCGACGCGAAGTAGTCGGCCGCATCCTTGATCTCGGCGTCCGTGATGACCTTCGCCATCTGCACCATCGTGCCGCCGAACTTGCGGTCGCCGCTCTTCCAGTCGGCCATCTGGCGGGTGAAATAATTCACCGGCAGGCCGGCGACGTAAGCGGACTCGTCATGGCCCGTGCCGATCGGCAGATGACAAGCGCCGCAAGCGCGCACCTGCGTCTCCTTGTTACCGTACTGCACGATCTTCGGCATCGCCGGATACATCGACGGATACCAGTTCGGGATGTCGAAGAAATCATCGGCCTTGGCGCGGGTGATCGAGAGCGTGCTGCCTTGCGGCGCAGCCCGCAACGTCGCGCCATCGATGCGCGGCGCGGGCAGATCTTTCTCGGTGGTGGGGAAGGCCCACTCCGGCTTGTCCGCGGCCGCGGCAAGTGCAGGCGCAAGCACAACAGCGATAACGACGCCGATACGTTTCATGAGAGCTTCCCCCGCAATCATTGTTTTGTTTTCTCGAGTTCGAAATTCTCCGCCGTATACGACGGCGATGCTCACGAACTTCGTCATGTGAGCCTATACAACCCAACGACCTGGACAACACACAAAACAAAAGCGCACCATGACGCCAGAGCCCAACAGAGGCTCATTCGCTAGGGAGGAAGTCATGGGACGCTTCAAGGGGCGCAGGAGTGCGCCCTCTCTTGAATCTGTCGCCGGCAATGGTCTGATCAACCGGCGTGCTTTGCTTGGACAAGGTTTTGCAATTGCGGGAGCCGGCGCAGTCGCCGGCGCAACGGGCGCGGCCGCCGAGCCGCTCCAGGACTATCCGTGGAGTCTCGAATTCGGTCAGTCGACGCCTGCCTTGCAGTCGCCTTCGAAGTTCGAGAAGCAGGTGACGCGGACGCTGAGCAATCCGAAGGACGAGCTCCGCAACTCACACGCCCGCACGCCGCATCACCTGCTCAACGGCACGGTGACGCCGAACAGCATGCACTTCTCGATCAATCACTGCGGCATTCCCGACATCGATCCGCAGCAGCACAAGCTCGTGATCCACGGCATGGTGCGCCAGCCGCTGGAATTCACGCTGGACAAGCTGTCGCGCTATCCGCTCACCACGCGCATGGCGTTCGTCGAATGCGCGGGAAACTCCGCGCCGATGTTCTCCAACGAGCCGATGCAGATCACGGCGCAGGCGATCCACGGCCTCGTGTCGAATTCGGAATGGACCGGCGTGAGGCTCTCGACGCTGCTCGACGAGGCGGGCATCGACCCGAAAGCCAAGTGGCTGGTCGCCGAAGGCGCCGATGCGCAGATGCTCGATCGCAGCATTCCGGTGAAAAAAGCCTATGACGACGCCCTCGTCGCGATCTACCAGAACGGCGAGCGGCTGATGCCCGGTAACGGCTATCCGATGCGGCTCCTGGTCCCTGGCTATCAGGGCAACATGAACGTCAAGTTCCTGCGCCGCATCAAGGCGGTCGATCAGCCGGCGATGACGTTCTTCGAGACCAAGAACTATTCGCAGATCCTGCCTGGCGGAAAGACCTGGCGCTTCCACTTCCTGATGGAGGTGAAGAGCTTCATCACCTACCCGTCGTTCAGCCATCAGCTCAAGGAGCCGGGGATGTACACTATCTCCGGCGTCGCCTATTCGGGCGCCGGCCGCATCTCAAGGGTCATGGTGTCGGCCGACGGCGGCAAGAGTTGGGGCGAAGCCGCGCTGCAAGGCCCGACGCATCCGCAGGCCTTCACGCGCTTCGTCATGCCGTGGCGCTGGGATGGCCAGCCCGCCGTTCTGCAAAGCCGCGCCTGGGACGAGTCCGGCAACGCACAGCCGCTCCGCGCCGACTTCGTCGCGGCACGCGGCCAGACCAAGCAGCCGGTCACCAACCCGCTGATCTTCCCGAACCAGCACTACAACAGCATCACAAGCTGGGGCGTCGACAACAAAGGGGAGATCAAGCATGTCTATGCGTAAGCCGTTCGCTGCTCTTGCGCTTGTGCTCGCCTTCGGTGCGGCCCCCGCGTTTGCGCAGAACGCAGGCCTCGGCAAGCCGATCTCCGAGGCCGACATCAAGCAATGGGATATCGCCATCTTGCCGGACGGCACGGGCCTGCCGCCCGGCAGCGGCACGCCCGCGCAGGGCGCGCAGATCTATGCGCAGAAATGCGTGGCCTGCCACGCCGAGGGAGGCAAAGGCGGCGGCGCTCCGGGCGCAGGCCCATTGGTCGGCGGCGCGCCGCTGACCAACGGCATCGAGACGCAGAAGACCATCGCCAACTACTACGCCTATGCGACGACGATCTTCGACTACATCCGCCGTGGCATGCCGTACACGATGCCGCGGTCGTTGAAGGACGACGAGGTCTATGCGCTCACCGCCTACATCCTCTCGCTCAACAAGCTGATCGGCGAGAACGATGCGATGGACGCCAAGACGCTGCCGCAGGTGAAGATGCCGAACCGGGACAACTTCATCATGCCCTATCCGGATCGCATCTAGCGGTTTCGACCACGCAGAAAGCATGAAGGCCGGGCTTGCCGCCAAGCCCGGCCTTCTCTTTTTGCCCTGAGGTGAAGCGTTACGCTTCTTGCTCCTCGATGTGCCAGACATTCCGGCAGATGGCATAGACGATGATCAGCACCACGACCAGAGCACCGCGAACGCCCCAAATCTTCAAGGCTTCGGCATCGGCGCTGCCGATCAGCCTCTCGCTGATCCGATCAACGATGATCCAGATCACCAGCGCAACGCCGGCCAGGATCTCGTCGAGCTTCAGCTTCCGGTGCCGGCTGACGATCAGATAGCCGAGCGCCATCACGATCAGTCCGCCGACCGGGCCGCCCCAGACGTGAAGCTGGTGCAGCACCGACTCGCTGAACCACCCCACCAGCGCCGGATCGGACACCATGACGTCACCCGCGACCCAGCCGAGCAGCGCGCCGCCGCCCCACACCAGCACGCGGAAGCGCTCGAGCAGCGCCATCAGGATAGCGCTGCCGGCGACGATCAGCGGCACCGAGGTGGCGAGGCCGAAGATGATCAGCGTTGTCTTGATGCTGCCCGCATGGATCGCATCGACTTGTGCCGCGGCGATCTCGGCCGTGGCCGCGATGGCGATCACGTTGTCGAGGCTCATGACGATGTCGGCGATGGCGACGATGCGCACCGCGCGCCATAGCGTTTGTGCGCCTTCCACGCCGTCGTCGTCGCCGTCGGCGTCCTCAGTGACGAGCTTGGTCGCCACGTAGAACAGCAGCGCGCCGCCCACCAGCTTGAGGAACGGGTAGGCCATCGCCTGCGCAATGACCAGCGTGAAGATAACACGCAGCAGCACCGCGACGCCGGCGCCGAGCACCATGCCCCAAAGCCGCTGCTTCGGAGGCAGCGTGAGACACGCCATCGCGATGACGACCGCATTGTCGCCCGACAGAATGACGTTGACGAAGATGATCTTGAGCGCCGCGAGCCAGAATGGCGCGTGCGTAAAGTCCTGCCAAAGAAAGTCCACCGCCCTACCCCTTAGTCTCTTTGGTGCGCCGGCTTAAGACTGCCAAGCCGGCGCCACTCCCCTTTGATACCCGCGGTTTTGCCCGCGAGGCAATCTATCGGCCACAAAGGACTGTTGGCCAGCGGCTCAAGGCCGCAGCGAACAGTCCGTGATCAGCCGACGATCTCGTTGCCGGCGAAGAACTGCGCGATTTCCTGCTTGGCGGTGTCCGCCGCGTCGGAACCATGTACCGAGTTCTCGCCGATCGAACGGGCATGAACCTTGCGGATGGTGTTCGGCGCAGCCTTGGCCGGATCGGTCGCACCCATGACGTCGCGGTACTTGGCGATGGCGCCCTCGCCTTCGAGCACCTGCACGACCACCGGACCGGAGATCATGAAATCGACGAGTTCGCCGAAGAACGGCCGCGCCTTGTGCACGGCATAGAACGTCTCGGCCTGCTCGCGTGTGATGCGAACGCGCTTCTGGGCCACGATCCGCAGGCCAGCCTGCTCGATCATGGCGTTGACGGCGCCCGTGAGATTGCGGGCGGTTGCATCCGGCTTGATGATCGAAAAGGTACGCTCGATCGCCATCGTTTTCAGGTCCCTTCAGGTCAATGCAAAAGCGCACGCGGAACCGGTGCGCGGGGTCGGCGGCTTATAGCCGCCGCGCGGCGAGGCAGCAAGGTTCGCGGTACTGGAACACGGCGGCATCATGGTGCGGTCCCGTTCGCAATCGCACCGAATTCGTCAACGATACCAAGCCTGAACGCCGGTTCAGACGCGAACAATCGTCTGGCTGCCGTGAACCTCTCGCCGTCCCGCCACGACCGATAGCCACGGGATGTGACCAAGCATCACGCAACCAAACAAGGAGAGACCACCATGATCCGTAAGTTCGTTCTGGCCACCGCCGCGGTTGCGGCTCTCGGCGTCGCCTCGCTCAGCGCTTCCACGCCGGCCGCGGCCTGGGGCTGGGGTTACCATCATCACCATCACGGCTACTGGGGTGGCGGCTACGGCTTCTATCGCGCCGGCTACGACTCCTGCTGGCGCAACGTGTGGCGCGTCAATCGCTTCGGCGAGACCGTGCTGCGCCGCGTCTACGTCTGCTACTAACAGCAGAAGACCGGTTGAAACCGGCGACGGCCCCGGTCTCGCATGCGAGGCCGGGGCTTGTCGCTGCAGTCAGATCAACGCGATCAGCCGTAGTAGCGCGCCGGTCGCGTCCTTCACCTTGCGCAGCGCGGCCCGCTCGGCCATAGAGCGCGCCATGCTGATCATCAACGACCTTTCGGTGCGGGTTGCCGGACGTCTGCTCATCGAGGAGGCAGCGGTCAGGATTCCGGAAGGCGCCCGCATCGGCTTCGTCGGCAGGAACGGCAGCGGCAAGAGCACGCTCTTCAACGTCATCACCCACGATGTTGCGGCCGAGCATGGCGAGATCGAAATCCCACCTCGCTGGCGGCTCGGCCGCCTCGCGCAGGAAGCGCCGAACGGCCCGGAAAGCCTGATCGACGTGGTGCTTGCAGCCGACACCGAGCGCAGCGCGCTGATGCAACGCGCCGAGACCGAGCAGGATCCGCACGAGCTGGCCGATATCCACACGCGGCTCGCCGACATGAACGCTTATGCGGCGCCGGCGCGCGCCGCCGCGATCCTGTCGGGCCTCGGTTTCTCCGCGGCTGACCAGCAGCGTCCCTGCTCGGAATTCTCCGGCGGCTGGCGCATGCGGGTCGCGCTCGCGGCGACGCTGTTCACCGAGCCAGATCTGCTCCTGCTCGACGAGCCGACCAATTATCTCGACCTCGAAGGCACGCTCTGGCTTCAGGACCATCTGGCGCGCTATCCGCGCACCATGATCGTCATCAGCCATGACCGCGACATGCTCGACACTTCGGTGAATCAAATTCTCTCGCTGGAGAACCGCAAACTCACGCTTTACCGCGGCGGCTATTCGGACTTCGAGCGGCTGCGCGCCGAACGGCTGATGCTCGATCAGAAGATGGCCAAGAAGCAGGAGGCGCAGCGAAAGCACGTCCAGGCTTTCATCGACCGCTTCAAGGCCAAGGCGACCAAGGCCCGCCAGGCGCAGTCGCGCGTCAAGATGCTGGAGAAGATGGGGCCAGTCATGGCCGTCGTCACCAGCGAGGTGCTGCCGATCAGGATTCCAGCGCCGGACCGATTGCTGTCGCCGCCGATCATTGCAATCGACGACGTCAAGGTCGGCTACACGCCCGGCAAGCCGGTGCTGCGCGATATTGCGCTACGCATCGACAACGACGACCGCATCGCGCTGTTGGGCTCCAACGGTAACGGCAAGTCGACGCTGATAAAGCTGATTGCCGGACGGCTTGAGCCCTTTGAAGGCAGCGTCACCCGCGCGTCGCGGCTGAAGATCGCCTACTTCGCGCAGCATCAGCTCGACGAACTGGAGTCCGACGCGACGGTCTACGATCACGTCCGGAAGCTTCTGCCGGATGCGCCCGAGACCAAGGTGCGTGCGGTCGCGGGCTCGTTCGGCTTTTCGGCCGAAAACGCCGACAAGAAGATCGAAAAGCTGTCCGGCGGCGAGAAGGCGCGACTGACGATGGGGCTCGCGACGTTCGATGCCCCTCACCTGCTGATCCTCGACGAGCCGACCAACCATCTCGACATCGACAGCCGCGCCGCGCTCATCGAGGCGATCAACGATTTTCCGGGCGCGACCATCCTGGTGTCGCACGACCGCCATCTGCTCGATGCCTGCGCCGACCGGCTGTTGCTGATCGCCAACGGCAAGGTCACGCCGTTCGACGGCGATCTCGACGACTACCGGCGGCAGGTCCTGTCCGACCGCGACGAAAGCCGCGATGAACGCCCGCGCAAGCCCGTGTCCAAGGAGCCGAAAGCCGGCGTCCCGCGCATCAACAAGAAGCCGCTGCGCGATCGTGTCACGCGTGCCGAGGCCGAGATCGCGCGATTGACGAAAGAGATCGAGAAGCTCGACTCGGCGCTCGCTGATGGCGCGCTGTTCACCCGCGATCCGGTCAAGGCCGCGGCGACCGCAAAGTCGCGCGCCACCTGCGCGGACGCGCTCGCCAAGGCCGAAGAGGACTGGCTCGAAGCCGGCGCGGCGCTGGAGGCCGCGGCGGAATAGCGCTTATTGAACCTGCACAGTCGCCTGTTGCGGCTTCGGCTTCGGCTTAGGCTTGGCCGCGGGCTTCTTGGATTTCTTGGCGACCTTCGGCTCGGGCGGCAGCTCGGCCCCACGCTCCATCGACTTCAGGCGGCCGTCGACGAAGCTGTAGATGCCCGGCCGCGGACCAGCATTGTAGGTCAGCGTCGCGGTGCGCTCTCTGCGGTCGTTGGCTCCAAGGTCGACGCGCGCCGGAATGCCCGCGCGCTTCACCACGTCGCACTCGCTCATGTCCAAAGCCACGGCGGAAGGAAGCAGGGCTATTCCCCCGTCTGTCACCGGCTCCGGCGCCGGAGCGCCAACTTGATCGGCAGCGGCCGGAGCCGGCGCGGGCGCCGCATACGCATTGGCGCAACGGCCGCTCGCATCCACCAGGTCCTCGGGTGGAACCGGCGGCAGAACTTTTTCTTTGACGTTGGTCACCGACAGCGGCCGGAAGATCGAGTCCGACGTCGGGGCGCGGAACGAATCCCAGTCTGGCGCCGCACAGGCGCCGAGTGAAAGCATCGCCGGCAGGGCCAGCACTCCCAAAGACAGGCGTCTTGCGGCCAGTTTCAAAATCGAAGTCCCTGCATTCGTTCCCCCCGGAACGACCTCAACATCAACTTTGCGTCACCTTCGCGGCGACGGCAACCTTTCTCAACCGGCGCCACAGCGGTTAACGCCCTCAGGCTTTCTTGACCCACCGCCCCTGCTCGTCCGGCTGCCAATAGGCGACCTCGAATCCCTGCGCCTTGGCTGCGGTCCAATGGGAACGGGCGGCCGCCACCGCATCCTCGTCCTCGCCGTCGAACATCAGCACGATGCGGTTGTAAGCCGCAGCATCCGGCGGCATCGGCACATTGTCGATCAGGAACCGCACGGTGGCGCCGTTCGGATTGTGCTCGGCGGTGGTGAGCAGGATCGGATGCAGCGGCGCGTCATTGTCGCGCGCGGTGCCATGCGGCAGGAAGTTCGCATCGTTGTAAGTCCAAAGATGCGTATCGAGCGCTTCGACCCGCTCGTCGGAGGCCGCCTGCACCACCACGCGCCAACCGCGCTCGTAGGATTTCTCCAAAAGTTCCGGAAGCGCTTTCTCAAGCGGTTTGCGGATCAGATGGTAGAAGACGACTTCGGTCATTGCTCGTTTCGGAGTTGCCTCACCGCTCGTAGTGATCTTCCACGAGCTGATTGAGCAGCCGTACGCCCCAGCCCGAGCTCCAGCTCTTGTTGATATCGGTCTGCGGCGAGCCGAGCGCAGTGCCCGCGATGTCGAGATGCACCCACGGCGTCTTGTCGACGAAACGCGCGAGCAGTTGCGCTGCCGTGATCGAGCCGCCCCAGCGGCCGCCGGTGTTCTTCATATCGGCGAATTTGGAATCGATCTGCTTGTCGTATTCCGGCCCGAGCGGCATGCGCCACACCCGTTCCATGGTGTCCTGCCCCGCCCGCGTCAGCCGGTCGCAGAGCCGGTCGTCGTTGCCGAACATGCCGGCATATTCCTGACCGAGCGCCACGATGATCGCACCCGTGAGCGTGGCGAGATCGATCATGAACTTCGGCTTGTCCCTGGTGTTCACGTAATGCAGCACGTCAGCCAGCACGAGACGGCCTTCGGCATCGGTGTTGATGATCTCGATGGTCTGGCCGTTCATGGTCTTGACGATGTCGCCCGGCCGCTGCGCGTTGCCGTCCGGCATGTTCTCGACGCAACCGATGGCACCGACGGCGTTGACCTTGGCTTTCCTCGCCGCAAGCGCATGCATCAGGCCGACCACGCAGGCCGCGCCCGCCATGTCACCCTTCATGTCCTCCATGCCCGACGCGGGCTTGATCGAAATGCCGCCGGTGTCGAAGCACACGCCCTTGCCGATGAAGGCCACCGGCGCATCTTTCTTCTTGCCGCCGTTCCAACGCATGATCACGACACGGCTGTCCTTGCGCGAGCCCTGTCCCACGCCCAGCAACGCGTTCATGCCGAGCTTCTTCATCGCCGGCACGTCCAGCACCTCGACGGTGACGCCGAGCTTTCTCAGAGCGCCGCAGCGCTTGGCGAACTCGTCGGGGTAAAGCACGTTGGCCGGCTCGTTGATCAGGTCGCGCGCCATGATGACGCCGTCGGCGACCGGCTCGCGCGACTGCTCCCATGCCTTTTTGGCCTGCGACGCATTGGCCACCGCGATGGTGATCGCGGGCTTCTCCGGGGCCTCCTCGCCCTCCTTGCGCTTGGTCTTGTAGCGGTCGAACACGTAGGCGCGGAGCTGGGTGCCAAGCGCGAGCTCGGCGGCCTGGTCGGGCTTGAGCGAGCCCCCGGCAAACTCGGCAAAGATTGTGGCGGCCGCGGCGCGCGATGGGACCTTGCCCATCGCGATACCGCCAAGCTTGACGTAGTCCTGGGACTTGAGCTTGCCGCCCTTGCCGGCGCCGATCACGACGAGACGGGCGACCTTCAGGCCCGTCGGCGCCGCAATGTCCAGGATGCTGCCGCTCTTGCCCGTGAACTTCTCGCCCTCGGCTGCCCGCTTGATCTGGGCGTCGGCCGGCGCCAGCGCCTTGCGGGTGGCGGAACCGAATTTCAGCCCTTCTTCGCAGAACACAATGAGAACACCAGCGTCCGGCGTCGCGAACGGGGCGAAGGCAAGCTTACGGTCATCGGCCATCGGGGGTCCTTTCCGGCTCAAATCGCAGGCTGGACGTTATGGCCCGGCTTGAGCCAACTGCAAAGCCACGGTTCCCAGCCTTCTGTCAAAAGCGCCCTTTCACCCATTGCGCAGATGCGGAATCGGACGCAAAAAGGAGGCCCGGCGGCGTGCATGGCATTAACCATTTGTTGTGCGCGTTCAACGGGTTTGCCTTTCAGAAGCCACGTTGTGGGCGGATCAAGGCAGAGGAAATTTTGGTAAAACCTGGGGCAAGTGCGGTCCGCCTTATGCGAGGGGTCGCCGGAGGGGGTCCGGCGCGCGAGGTGGTTCGGCCGGAGGGGACGACACAGGCGGATGGGGTCGATCGGCCGCTACATCTTTCGCACCACGTTTGGCGCCTTCCTGATGGTCCTGGTGGGTCTCACCGCGGCCATCTGGATGACCCAGGCGTTGCGCGACGTCGACCTCATGACCAACCAGGGTCAGACGGTGCTGGTGTTCATCGGCATCACAAGCCTCATCATTCCGAACCTCGTGATGGTCATCGCGCCCGTGGCATTGGTGGTCGCGGTAGCCCAGAACCTGCACAAGCTCGCCACCGATTCCGAAATCATCGTGATGAACGGCGCCGGCATGCGGCCGTGGGCCCTGCTCAAGCCGTTCATCGGCTGCACCATCGTCGCGTCCATCCTGCTCGCCTCGATCAGCGCCTATGTCGCGCCCGAGTGCCTGCGCACGCTCCGCCGCTGGCTGACCGAAGTCCGCACCGACCTCGTCAGCAATATCGTGCAGCCCGGCCGCTTCATGGCGATCGAGAACGGACTTGCCTTCAACATTCGAGAGCGCAAGCCCAATGGCCTACTCGTCGGTATCCTGATGGATGATCGCAGGGATCCGGCGCAGCGCGTCACAATTCTTGCCGAGCGCGGCGAGATTTTAAAGAACGATAAGGGCAGTTTCATTATTCTCGAAAACGGCAGCATCCAGCGCCACGAGTTGAAGCAGCGTGATCCCAATATCGTCTTGTTCGATCGTTACGCGTTCGATCTTTCGCAGTTCTCAGGCGGCCCGCAGGTCATCAAGTATTCGGTGCGCGAGCGCTATCTTTGGCAGCTCTGGAATCCCGACCCCAACGACCCGCTCTACAAGGAACAGCCCGGGCAATTCCGCGCCGAATTGCATGACCGGCTGCTCGCTCCAATCTACCCGCTGGCCTTCGTGCTGATCGCCTTTGCCCATCTTGGCGCGCCGCGCACCACGCGGCAGAGCGCGGTGTGGTCGATGACCGCCGTGATCCTCGGGGTCTCAGGTCTGCGGCTGATCGGCTTTACCAGCACGGTGTTCACGCTGAAGTATCCGGCGGCCGCGCTGGTTCAATATGCGGCGGTCATCGGCACCATCTTGACCAGCCTGTACTACATCTCGCGCGGGCTGATCATCGAGCCGCCGGTTTTCCTCACCACGGCTGTCGCCCGCATCAACGATTGGGTGGCCAAGCGCGTCGGCACCGTTGCGGGGGCCGCGCAATGACAATAACCGGGACGCTCGCCCGCTATTTCGGCATGCGCTTCCTCATCACGCTGGTGGCGGTGCTGCTCGGCATCTTCAGCCTGGTGATCCTGCTCGACTACGTCGAGACGATGCGCCGTTTCTCGGACGCGCCGAATGTCTCCGCGCTCATTGTGGCCAAGACCTCGCTGTTCCGCGTGCCGCAGATCACGGAGCGCATCCTGCCGTTCTGCGTGCTGATCGGGGCGATGTCCTGCTATCTCAGCCTGTCTCGAAAGCTCGAACTCGTCGTGTCGCGCGCCGCCGGCATGTCAGCCTGGCAATTCATCGCGCCGGCGGTGATCGTGGCGCTCGGCGTCGGCGTGATCGCCACCACGATCTACAATCCGATCGCCGCTGTCCTTCAGGAGAAGGCCAAGCGGCTCGAGGCCGATCTCACCGGCAACAACGAGGCCGGCCTGCAAGCCACCGTCAACGGCTTCTGGGTCAGCCAGCGCAGCGACAAGGGCCAGTCGATCCTCAACGCGCCGACGAGCCGCGATCAGGGCGCTGTCCTCAACAACGTCACCGCTTTCGTGTTCGATCACGACAACAGATTCCTGGAGCGGGTCGCGGCCGCCTCGGCGACGCTGCGGTCCGGCCACTGGCAGCTCGACGACGCGCTGGTCTACGCGCCGGGCGAGCCGCCGCGCGAAGTGGCACAGTACGATCTCGCCACCAACCTCACCCCCGAGCAGGTGCGCGAGACGTTCTCGACGCCCGAGACCGTGCCGTTCTGGCAGCTTCGCTACTTCATCGACATGGCCGAGCGCGCCGGGCTCACCGCGACCGGCTACCGCCTGCAGTATCAGAAGCTGCTGGCCCGTCCCTTCCAGCTCGCCGCCATGGTCATGCTGGCGGCCGCTTTCAGCCTGCGCTTCGTCCGCTTCGGCGGCGTCCAGAAGATGGTGCTTGGCGGCGTCGCCTGCGGATTTGCGCTCTATGTCATGTCGAAACTGACTGACGATCTCAGCACCGCGGAGCTCATTCCGCCGGTGGTGGCGGCATGGCTGCCGGCTGCGATCGGCGCGATGACCGGTTTTGTCGTGTTGCTGTACCAGGAGGACGGCTGATGGCTGGCCAGGCCAGCGCTCGTTCGTCCTCCTTCCTGTGTGTGTGGCGTCGGCGCGTAACCAAAACCGTTCTGATCCTGCTGAGTGCGGCGACTTTTGTCGCCGGCGTGAGCTTTGTCGCGACGCCTGCGAACGCTCAAATCGTGGTCTTCCCGACCCGACCGAAGCCGATCAAGCCGGCGCAGCAGAAACGGCCGAACGGCGAGAAGGCGCCGATGCTGCTGCAGGCGACCGAGGTGCAGTACGACTACACCAATAAGCGCGTCTCGGCCGTCAACAACGTGCAGATCTATCACGAGGGTTCCACCCTCGAAGCCGACAAGGTGATCTACGACGAGAACACCAAGCGGCTGCGCGCCGAAGGCAACGTGCGCATGACCGAGCCCGACGGCCGCATCACCTATGCGGACGTGATGGATCTGAGCGACGACTTCCGCGACGGCTTCGTCGACTCGCTGCGCCTCGACACGGCTGACGCGACCCGCATGGCCGCGGCGCGCGCCGACCGCTCCTCAGGCACGTTCACGGTCTTCCACTCCGGCGTCTACACGGCGTGCGAACCCTGCAAGGACGATCCGAAGAAGCCGCCGACCTGGCAGGTCAAGGCGGCGCGGATGATCCACGACGGCACCGAGAAGATGATCTATTTCGAGGACGCACGCCTCGAATTCTTCGGTCATCCGGTCGCCTATATGCCGTACTTCTCGGCGCCCGACCCGACCGTGAAGCGCAAGTCCGGCTTCCTGATGCCGACGCCGAGCTACAGCTCGATCTACGGGTTCGGCATGGAGGTGCCGTACTACTGGGCGCTCGCCCCTGATTACGACGTCACGTTCTCGCCGCGGGTGATGAGCAAGCAGGGCGTGCTGTTGCGCGGCGAATTCCGGCAGCGGCTGGTCGACGGCGCCTACTCGATCCGGGCTTCAGGCATTTATCAGCTCGACCGCGACGTATTCCTGCGCGACGCCGGCGCGCCGACGCCGGGCTACAAGGGCTTCCGCGGCTCGATCGAAACCACCGGCCAGTTCGCCCTCACCGACCGCTGGACCTGGGGTTGGGACGGCATCCTGTCGACCGATCCGACCTATTTCCAGGACTACCACCTGTCGACCTATCAGCGCGGCACCAATCTCCTGGCGAACGGGCTCACGGAGGGCGTGTCGCAGCTCTACCTCACCGGCCGCGGCGACCGCAGCTACTTCGACATCCGCGCGATGTACTTCATGGGCTTCTCGGAAGCCGACCACCAGTCGCAGATTCCGTACATCCATCCGGTGATGGACTACAGCTACATCTTCAACAACCCGGTGTTCGGCGGCGAGCTCGGCTATCGCGCCAACTTC
The Rhodoplanes sp. Z2-YC6860 genome window above contains:
- a CDS encoding YjbE family putative metal transport protein (Members of this highly hydrophobic protein family,regularly are found preceded by the yybP-ykoY manganese riboswitch (see RF00080). A metal cation transport function is proposed.) encodes the protein MDFLWQDFTHAPFWLAALKIIFVNVILSGDNAVVIAMACLTLPPKQRLWGMVLGAGVAVLLRVIFTLVIAQAMAYPFLKLVGGALLFYVATKLVTEDADGDDDGVEGAQTLWRAVRIVAIADIVMSLDNVIAIAATAEIAAAQVDAIHAGSIKTTLIIFGLATSVPLIVAGSAILMALLERFRVLVWGGGALLGWVAGDVMVSDPALVGWFSESVLHQLHVWGGPVGGLIVMALGYLIVSRHRKLKLDEILAGVALVIWIIVDRISERLIGSADAEALKIWGVRGALVVVLIIVYAICRNVWHIEEQEA
- the soxC gene encoding sulfite dehydrogenase, which produces MGRFKGRRSAPSLESVAGNGLINRRALLGQGFAIAGAGAVAGATGAAAEPLQDYPWSLEFGQSTPALQSPSKFEKQVTRTLSNPKDELRNSHARTPHHLLNGTVTPNSMHFSINHCGIPDIDPQQHKLVIHGMVRQPLEFTLDKLSRYPLTTRMAFVECAGNSAPMFSNEPMQITAQAIHGLVSNSEWTGVRLSTLLDEAGIDPKAKWLVAEGADAQMLDRSIPVKKAYDDALVAIYQNGERLMPGNGYPMRLLVPGYQGNMNVKFLRRIKAVDQPAMTFFETKNYSQILPGGKTWRFHFLMEVKSFITYPSFSHQLKEPGMYTISGVAYSGAGRISRVMVSADGGKSWGEAALQGPTHPQAFTRFVMPWRWDGQPAVLQSRAWDESGNAQPLRADFVAARGQTKQPVTNPLIFPNQHYNSITSWGVDNKGEIKHVYA
- the ndk gene encoding nucleoside-diphosphate kinase: MAIERTFSIIKPDATARNLTGAVNAMIEQAGLRIVAQKRVRITREQAETFYAVHKARPFFGELVDFMISGPVVVQVLEGEGAIAKYRDVMGATDPAKAAPNTIRKVHARSIGENSVHGSDAADTAKQEIAQFFAGNEIVG
- a CDS encoding c-type cytochrome, which codes for MSMRKPFAALALVLAFGAAPAFAQNAGLGKPISEADIKQWDIAILPDGTGLPPGSGTPAQGAQIYAQKCVACHAEGGKGGGAPGAGPLVGGAPLTNGIETQKTIANYYAYATTIFDYIRRGMPYTMPRSLKDDEVYALTAYILSLNKLIGENDAMDAKTLPQVKMPNRDNFIMPYPDRI
- a CDS encoding c-type cytochrome, encoding MKRIGVVIAVVLAPALAAAADKPEWAFPTTEKDLPAPRIDGATLRAAPQGSTLSITRAKADDFFDIPNWYPSMYPAMPKIVQYGNKETQVRACGACHLPIGTGHDESAYVAGLPVNYFTRQMADWKSGDRKFGGTMVQMAKVITDAEIKDAADYFASLKPRSWIRVVETDMVPKSFVGPGNKRLLHPAGGTEPIGNRIIEVPENEEDVVYRDPRSGFVAYVPQGSIKKGEALAITGGGKTVPCTICHGQTLQGLGDVPGIAGRHPNYIVRQMWNMQNGERVGTSAALMRQVVEKLSNDDMLAIAAYVASRPPE